GACGTCGTCGAGGAGATCGGCGCCGTGCCGACAGGCCGCAACGACCAGCCGCGCGACGACGTGACGATCGAGCGCGTCACCGTCGAGCGGTAAGCCGGACACTCCGCCGCTCCACGCCGCACCCTCTCCGTTTTACTCGACGAACTGCTCGTACACCCGCGGGTACTCCTGCAGTTTCATCCGCGCGATCAGCGCGTAGCAGTAGGCGTCGACGCGGTCGCGCCACAGCGGCCGCTCGTAGCTTCCGGCGAATCCGACTTCGGCCACGTCGATGTCCTCGCCCGCACGAACCGTCAGGATCGACAGCAGCGGTGCCGGGTCGCTCCCGACGGCGCCACGGAACCGCCGCATCGCGGCACGCTTCTCGCGGACGACGTGCCCGGAGTCGAAGCCGTCGTCGTCGGGGTCGATCACGATGGCGTCCAGTGCTCGGTCGTGTGCTCGGCGCTGAACGAGCGCCTGCGCGGCCTCGACGGCGTTCAGGAGGGCCAGATCCTCCTCCCAGTCGGCGACGTAGTAGTCGTAGTCGTAACACCACCTCGCGAGTCTCGAACGGGCGAGCGCGTACGGACCGGGCCCGTGGTCGTCGTAGACGGTCTCGACCTCCTCGCGCAGTTCGTCGCGACTCGGAAACGAGGCTATCGCGTCCCTGAACCGGGCGTCCAGTCGGGCGATTCGGTCGGCCATCGGGTCGCCGTCGTCGCCGACGTGCTCGCGTAGTCGGTCGTGGTGGTGCTGGGCGGTCGCGAGCCGCAGCTCCGCCTGTCGGTTGCCGGCGTGGGTCGACCCGACATCGTGGGCGTCGAACTCGTAGTCGGGGTCGCGCTCGTGGGCGTCGAGTCGCACGAACCGCACCCAGCGCTCGACGTCGTGGTACCAGCCGAGGTCGCGCCCGGCGTCGACGACGGGGTAGTCCCCGAGGGCGTCGGCGAGGCTGTCTGCCTCCTCGCGGATCGCTGCGCCCCGCTCGGCGAGTCGCTCGGGGTCGGCTTCTGGTCGGTCGAGGCGGTGGAGCGCGAAACCTACTTCCTCGGCGGCGAACTGCATCCCGCCGGTCGCGTAGAACGTCGCCTCGCGGTAGTTGCCCGCGCGAAGTTCCTCGCGGGCGCTCTCCAACCACCCGCCGGCGCCGCCGAACCGCTCGTCGGTGTCGAGTTCCCTCCACAACTCGCGACCGCGTTCGACCTCGCGTTCCAGTTCGCCGACCGCGTCGCTGGCGTGTTCCTCGCTCACGGACGGGTGCCAGCGGTGGTCGGTCGGGTCGGGGAGGTACTTCGACGCCTGATCGGTGAGGGGGTCGGGGAGCGCGGTCGGCCGAACCGCGCCGACGACACCCGTCGCACCGACGAGCGAGGCGGCGGCGCCGGCAAGGACTGCACGTCTACTGGGGGAGGGAGTTTCGGGGTCGGGGACCATACCCGACCGATCCTCACGTCCCGCTGATAGGTCTTCTCCTCCTCCTCAGACGCCGCGGAGGAAGTTCTCGATCACGTCGTGGCCCACCGCCGTCAGCACGGACTCGGGGTGGAACTGCACCGCCTCGATGGGGTGCTCGCGGTGGCGCACGCCCATCACGAGTTCCTCGCCGTCGTGGTCGGTCGTCGCCGAGACGACGAAGCACTCGGGCACCTCGGTGGCGACCAGCGAGTGGTAGCGACCCGCCCGGAAACCCTGCTCCAGCCCCCTGAACACGCCTTCGCCGTCGTGGTCGACGGGGAACGCCTTCCCGTGGATCGGTTCGGGCGCGTGGCCGATGGTGCCGCCGTACTCGTACACCGCGGCCTCCAGCCCGAGACAGACCCCGAGCGTCGGCACCTCGGGCGACAGCTCGCGGAGCACGGCCATCGTGACGCCCACGTCGCGGTCGTTCTTCGGGTGCCCCGGCCCCGGCGAGATGATGATCGCGTCGGGGTCGGTGTCGCGCACCTCGTCGAGCGTGGCTGCGTTCTTCAGCACGGTGATGTCGGGCGCCGCGCCGTCGATGCGGAGGTCCGAGACGTACTCCACGAGGTTGTACGTGAACGAGTCGTAGTTGTCGACGACGGTGACTCTCATTCGTTCACCTCCGGCGCACCGAGCGACGCTGGGGCGTCGTCGGCGTCGTCCGTGCGGATGCGCTCGACGGCGTCGAGCACGCCCGCCATCTTCTGTTCGGTCTCGGCGTACTCGCTTTCGGGGTCGGAGTCTGCGACGATGCCGGCGCCCGCGCGGACGGTCAGCGAGTCGGTCTCACCGCCCGCTCGCCGCACGCCGTGCTCCACCGTCGCGGTCCGGATCACGATGGCGAAGTCGGCGTCGCCGGTCCACGAGTAGTAGCCGACGCCGCCGCCGTACACGCCGCGCGGCTCCAGTTCCAACTCGTCGATCAACTCCATCGCGCGCACCTTCGGCGCGCCCGTGAGCGTCCCCGCGGGGAACGTCGCGCGCGTCGCGTCGAACGCGTCGGCGTCGCTCGCGAGCGTCCCCGTGACGGTCGACTCGATGTGCTGGACGTGGCTGTACTTCAGGACGTTCATGAACTCCTCGACGCGGACGCTGCCGGCCTCCGAGACGCGGCGCACGTCGTTGCGCGCCAGGTCGACGAGCATTGTGTGCTCGGCGCGCTCCTTCCCGTCGGCGAGCAACTCGCCCGCGAGTTTGCGGTCCTCGACCGGCGAGGCGCCCCGGCGGATGGTGCCCGCGATGGGGTTGGAGACGACGCGGTCGCCGTCGACGGAGACGAGCGTCTCGGGCGACGCACCCACCACCGAGCGGTCGCCGTGGCGCAGGAGGTACATGTACGGCGAGGGGTTCACCTCGCGCAGCGACGCGTACAGGCCCAGGTCGTCCACGTCGCCCTCGATTGTTCGCGTGCGCGAGATTACGCCCTGGTACACCTCGCCGTCGAGGACGGCCTCCTTCGTCCGGCGAACGGCGTCCTCGTACTCCTCGCGCGGGCCGGCGGTCTCGCGGTCGACCCGGACGCCGCCCGTCGCGGGCGGGTCGGCCGCCCGGAGCGTGTCCTGCACGTCGGCGGCCTCCGCGGCGAGGCGGTCGTACACCTCGCCCGGGTCGTCGTCGGGGCCGACGACGGGCGTGAACACCAGCGAGACGCTCCCCTCGCGGTCGTCGAACGCGAGGGTTCTGGTGGTGAGCACGAACTCGGCGTCCGGCACGACGGGGTCGGGTCGCTCGACGCCCACCTCCTCGAGCCACAGGTCGTACACCGCGTCGTACGCGAGGAAGCCGACGAAGCCGCCGTCGAGCGTCTGGCGGTCGTTGTCGGGGAACCCCACGCGGTCGAGGTCGGGCATCGCCGCCCGCACGCGGTCGACCGTGTCGCCGGCCTCCGGGCCCGCCATCTCGACGTAGTCGGCGGCGGGGCCGAGTTCGGTCAACTCGGTGCCGCCCGGACCGACCGACAGCACCGCCTCGGGGTCGTAGCCGACGAACGAGAACCGCGCGTGGCGCTCGGCGTCGCCGTCGGTGCCGCCGTCGCTGCGGGCGTCGCCGCGGCGTCGCGACCCGGGGGCGAACGCGCCGTCGGGGTCGCTGGAGGCCACCTTCTCTGCGCTCTCCAGCAGGAACGAGTGGTCGGCGCGGTCGGCGAGCGCGGCGTACGCCGTCAGCGGTTCGACGTCGGTGTCGAGTGTCGCCGTCTCGTACACGACGCGGGCGCCGTCGCCGCCCTCGACGAGGTCGACGAACGCCTCCCGGGAGCGTGAGAGGGTGGGGGCGGCCTCGTCCCCGCGGGCCGCTTCGCTCTCCGCTCGGTTCGAGGACTCGCTCCGCTCGTCCTCGTGGCTCACTCGTACACCTCCTCGGCCTCGCCGAGCGCCCGCCCGGCGTTGCGGACGAACCGTGAGACGGCGGCGTGGTCTTTCGCGCCGGGCGACCGTTCGACGCCGCTGGCCACGTCGACGGCGAACGGTTCGACCGTCGCGGCGGCCTCCGCGACGTTCTCGGGGGTCAGGCCGCCCGCGAGCACGACCGGCGAGACGAGTTCCCGGACGAGGTCCGCGGCGGCGGCCCAGTCGCCCGTCTCGCCGGTGCCGCCGCCGCCCGACTCGTCGGTGGAGTCGATCAGCAGGGCGTCGGCGGCCTCGTCGAGGGCCCTCGCGCGGTCGGGTTCGTCGTAGTCGACGACGGGCACCACCTTCGTCTCCGTCTCCGCGCGGATGTACCCGATCTCGTCGGGGGTGAACTCGCCGTGGAGTTGGAGCACGTCCGGCGTCACCGTCCGCACCGCGTCGACGGCGTCCTCGGGCGTCTCGGGCATCGTGACGAGCACCGCCGTGAGGAACGGTGGGGCCGTCGACAACAGGTTCGCCGCCTGCGCGAGGTCGACCTCTCGGGGGGAGTCGACGGGGACCGACGAGATGACGCCGACCGCGTCGGCGCCGGCGTCGGCGACCGCCCGCAGGTCCGCGCCGTTCGTGACGCCGCAGATCTTCACCCGGACCATCAGTCCTGCAGCGCCGCGAGTTTGTCGGCGGCGTCGCCGTCGTCGATGGCGGCGGCGGCCACCTCGACCCCCTCCGCCAGACTGTCCGCGAGGCCGGCGACGTACACCGCGGCACCGGCGTTCGCGAGGATCACGTCACGCTTCGGCCCGGTCACCTCGCCGGTCACGATGCCGGTGAGGTCCTCGGCGTTCGCCTCGGGCGTGCCGCCGGCGATGGCGTCGACCGGGGCCGAGTCGAGGCCGAGGTCGTCGGGAGTGAGCGTGAACTCCGTCACCTCGTCGCCGTCGACTTCCGCGACGGTCGTGGGGCCGTGGAGGGCGATTTCGTCCATCCCGTCGCCGTGGACGACGAGCGCGCGTTCGACGTCCATGTGCGTGAGCGCCTCGGCGATCATCGGGACGAGGTCGGGGTCGTACACGCCGAGCACCTGCGCGTCGGCGCCGGCGGGGTTCGTGAGCGGCCCGAGGACGTTGAAGATGGTGCGCATCCCCAACTCCTTGCGCGGGCCGATGACGGCTTTCATGGCCGGGTGGAAGACGGTCGCGAGCATGAACCCGATCCCGTCGCGCTCGATGGCGTCTTCGACGGCGGGCGGTTCGGCGTCGACGTCGACGCCCGCGACCTCCAGCACGTCCGCCGACCCCGACGAGGAGGAGACGGAGTAGTTGCCGTGTTTCGCGACGGTGACGCCCGCGCCCGCGGCGACGATGGCCGACGTGGTCGAGACGTTGATCGTGTCGTAGTCGTCGCCGCCGGTGCCACAGGTGTCGACGAGCGGGTCGCGGTCGGGTTCGATCGTCCGGGCGGCCTCGCGCATCCCCTGGGCGAAGCCGGCGATCTCGGCCTCCGTCTCGCCTTTCGCCCGCAGCGCCGACAACAGCGCGCCGATCTGTGCCTCCGTCGCCCCCTCGAAGACGAGCGTCGACGCCTCACGAGCCTCGGCGACGCTCAGGTCCTCCCCCTCCGTCACGCGTTCGATGTACTCTTGCATACTCATTGTGGGCCACCGGTGTCGGTGTTGGTCGTACGATGTACGAATGTGTGCATCGCAATAAGGCTGTCGTGGCCGTGGCATCGGCTCCCTGGGAGGTGGATCCGGTCGAGACGGGAGTGATGGCCGCTGGTGAACGCCTCGGAAGTTCATCCGAACGACGTGCGTGATACAGAAGCTGGACGCAGCAACTCGACGCTCGTTGGTTCATCGGCGATTGGAGAGACCGGCTACGAGGCGACGACTGTGCAGCCACCACTACTGCGCCAGCGTAGTCACGATCAGCCCCGTTCGGAGCGGCTCTCAGCCCCCGAGTTCTCGTCGGACGACGTGCCCACCGACGCCACCGACGGCGCCGAAGATCGCGCCTGCGACGAAGCCAGTGCCGCCACCGACGACAGTCATCGTCCGTGCCCCCTCCAAGAGGTTCGGTTCCTGTCCATGTGCCGGCGTCATCCCCAGTGCTACCAGTAGCAGTACACCGCCGAGTACCACACCGATAACAGCACCACCGAGTCCCCCTGCGAGGCTGCCGAGTATCGTACTCTGCGTCGTGGTTTCACCGTGAATGGCCCCTGTGATCGCTCCGCCGGCAACGGCACAGATCGCCAGTGGGACCGTGAGTATCCACGGGGACAGTGGGGCATCGACGATCTCAGCTGTCGCGATCCCGAGAACTGGAAGCAGTGGAAGGCTCAGAACGCTCAACAAGACTGTGGCGATGGTCCCGGCGAGAACAC
The DNA window shown above is from Halobaculum marinum and carries:
- the trpD gene encoding anthranilate phosphoribosyltransferase — encoded protein: MQEYIERVTEGEDLSVAEAREASTLVFEGATEAQIGALLSALRAKGETEAEIAGFAQGMREAARTIEPDRDPLVDTCGTGGDDYDTINVSTTSAIVAAGAGVTVAKHGNYSVSSSSGSADVLEVAGVDVDAEPPAVEDAIERDGIGFMLATVFHPAMKAVIGPRKELGMRTIFNVLGPLTNPAGADAQVLGVYDPDLVPMIAEALTHMDVERALVVHGDGMDEIALHGPTTVAEVDGDEVTEFTLTPDDLGLDSAPVDAIAGGTPEANAEDLTGIVTGEVTGPKRDVILANAGAAVYVAGLADSLAEGVEVAAAAIDDGDAADKLAALQD
- the trpG gene encoding anthranilate synthase component II; this encodes MRVTVVDNYDSFTYNLVEYVSDLRIDGAAPDITVLKNAATLDEVRDTDPDAIIISPGPGHPKNDRDVGVTMAVLRELSPEVPTLGVCLGLEAAVYEYGGTIGHAPEPIHGKAFPVDHDGEGVFRGLEQGFRAGRYHSLVATEVPECFVVSATTDHDGEELVMGVRHREHPIEAVQFHPESVLTAVGHDVIENFLRGV
- a CDS encoding phosphoribosylanthranilate isomerase, which codes for MVRVKICGVTNGADLRAVADAGADAVGVISSVPVDSPREVDLAQAANLLSTAPPFLTAVLVTMPETPEDAVDAVRTVTPDVLQLHGEFTPDEIGYIRAETETKVVPVVDYDEPDRARALDEAADALLIDSTDESGGGGTGETGDWAAAADLVRELVSPVVLAGGLTPENVAEAAATVEPFAVDVASGVERSPGAKDHAAVSRFVRNAGRALGEAEEVYE
- the trpE gene encoding anthranilate synthase component I codes for the protein MSHEDERSESSNRAESEAARGDEAAPTLSRSREAFVDLVEGGDGARVVYETATLDTDVEPLTAYAALADRADHSFLLESAEKVASSDPDGAFAPGSRRRGDARSDGGTDGDAERHARFSFVGYDPEAVLSVGPGGTELTELGPAADYVEMAGPEAGDTVDRVRAAMPDLDRVGFPDNDRQTLDGGFVGFLAYDAVYDLWLEEVGVERPDPVVPDAEFVLTTRTLAFDDREGSVSLVFTPVVGPDDDPGEVYDRLAAEAADVQDTLRAADPPATGGVRVDRETAGPREEYEDAVRRTKEAVLDGEVYQGVISRTRTIEGDVDDLGLYASLREVNPSPYMYLLRHGDRSVVGASPETLVSVDGDRVVSNPIAGTIRRGASPVEDRKLAGELLADGKERAEHTMLVDLARNDVRRVSEAGSVRVEEFMNVLKYSHVQHIESTVTGTLASDADAFDATRATFPAGTLTGAPKVRAMELIDELELEPRGVYGGGVGYYSWTGDADFAIVIRTATVEHGVRRAGGETDSLTVRAGAGIVADSDPESEYAETEQKMAGVLDAVERIRTDDADDAPASLGAPEVNE